A genome region from Purpureocillium takamizusanense chromosome 8, complete sequence includes the following:
- the FMN1 gene encoding Riboflavin kinase (COG:H~BUSCO:EOG092659OC~EggNog:ENOG503P3XM) — protein sequence MSSTTDTTAAAGARPQIVGPDAGPEAPFPLRMEGKVISGFGRGSKELGIPTANLPVDASLTPWIADAKSGVYFGYAALNLPASHPNAHDGDNITFPSASSSSSPSSSSSSPRSSSAFAVFPMVMSIGYNPFYKNTVRSAEVHVLHRFAADFYDSHMRLLLLGFVREERDYASLEALVDDINLDCRVARASLDRDAWRPAGASPEGAEWLVKPL from the exons ATGTCGTCAACGAccgacaccaccgccgccgccggtgcgcGACCCCAGATTGTCGGACCCGACGCGGGGCCCGAGGCGCCTTTCCCGCTGCGCATGGAGGGCAAGGTCATTTCGGGGTTTGGGCGCGGGTCTAAAGAG CTCGGCATCCCCACGGCCAAcctccccgtcgacgcctcccTCACGCCCTGGATCGCAGACGCCAAGTCGGGCGTCTACTTTGGCTACGCCGCGCTCAACCTCCCCGCCTCACACCCCaacgcccacgacggcgacaacatCACCTttccctccgcctcctcctcttcatctccttcctcctcctcctcctcccctcgctCCTCCAGCGCATTCGCCGTCTTCCCCATGGTCATGTCCATCGGCTACAACCCCTTCTACAAGAACACGGTCCGCAGCGCAGAGGTGCACGTCCTGCACCGCTTCGCTGCCGACTTTTACGACTCGCACATgcgactcctcctcctcggcttcgtccgcgaggagcgcgactatgccagcctcgaggccctcgtcgacgacatcaacctCGActgccgcgtcgcccgcgctAGCCTCGACCGCGACGCCTGGCGCCCCGCCGGAGCCtcgcccgagggcgccgagtGGCTCGTCAAGCCCTTGTAG